A part of Salvelinus alpinus chromosome 23, SLU_Salpinus.1, whole genome shotgun sequence genomic DNA contains:
- the LOC139551247 gene encoding NADH-ubiquinone oxidoreductase chain 5-like, producing the protein MLSKGKQVRSVVVNAQVIDDLHCQAVSRHVLKIHVPLFHSSTAPDTSDAKIPSEELPSCEKRDCHALLRLNVTWFGETLDLHVLTKVETLFYLLFYVLFYVLFYVLFYVLFYMLVYVLVYVLFYVLFYALFYALFHALFHALFYVLFYVLFYVLFYVLFYVLFYVLFYVLFYALFYVLFYVLFYTSFYALFYVLFYTLFYVLFYALFYTLFYVLFYVLFYMLFCVYFYAFFYVLFYDTCSSPRSSTRTSYVLFYVLFYMLFYVLFYALFYVLFYVPFYMLLYVLFYVLFYVLFYVLFYALFHVLFYVLFCMLFYAHFYALFYTLVYALFYVIFYMLFYALFYTLVYALFYAHFYGHFYALFYALFYALFYALFHVLFHVLFYVLFYVLFHVLFYVLFYVLLYMLFYRLFYLRVKL; encoded by the exons ATGCTGAGTAAGGGGAAGCAGGTCCGGTCTGTGGTAGTCAACGCCCAGGTCATAGATGATCTGCACTGCCAGGCCGTTTCCAGACATGTCCTCAAGATCCACG TTCCACTGTTCCACAGTTCCACTGCCCCAGATACCAGTGATGCCAAGATTCCTTCAGAGGAGCTGCCAAG CTGTGAGAAGAGAGACTGTCATGCTCTGCTCAGGCTCAATGTGACCTGGTTTGGGGAAACTCTGGACTTGCACGTCCTGACCAAGGTGGAGACA CTCTTCTACCTGCTCTTCTACGTGCTCTTCTACGTGCTCTTCTACGTGCTCTTCTACGTGCTCTTCTACATGCTCGTCTACGTGCTCGTCTAC GTGCTCTTCTACGTGCTCTTCTACGCGCTCTTCTACGCGCTCTTCCACGCGCTCTTCCACGCGCTCTTCTACGTGCTCTTCTAC GTGCTCTTCTACGTGCTCTTCTATGTGCTCTTCTATGTGCTCTTCTACGTGCTCTTCTACGTGCTCTTCTACGCGCTCTTCTACGTGCTCTTCTACGTGCTCTTCTACACGTCCTTCTACGCGCTCTTCTACGTGCTCTTCTACACGCTCTTCTATGTGCTCTTCTACGCGCTCTTCTACACGCTATTCTACGTGCTCTTCTACGTGCTTTTCTACATGCTCTTCTGCGTGTACTTCTACGCGTTCTTCTATGTGCTCTTCTAC gacaCATGCTCTTCTCCGCGCTCTTCTACGCGCACCTCCTACGTGCTCTTCTATGTGCTCTTCTACATGCTTTTCTACGTGCTCTTCTACGCGCTCTTCTACGTGCTCTTCTATGTGCCCTTCTACATGCTTTTATATGTGCTCTTCTACGTGCTCTTCTACGTGCTCTTCTACGTGCTCTTCTACGCGCTCTTCCACGTGCTCTTCTACGTGCTCTTCTGCATGCTCTTCTACGCGCACTTCTACGCGCTCTTCTACACGCTCGTCTACGCGCTCTTCTACGTGATCTTCTACATGCTCTTCTACGCGCTCTTCTACACGCTCGTCTACGCGCTCTTCTACGCACACTTCTACGGGCACTTCTACGCGCTCTTCTACGCGCTCTTCTACGCGCTCTTCTACGCGCTCTTCCACGTGCTTTTCCACGTGCTCTTCTATGTGCTCTTCTATGTGCTCTTCCACGTGCTCTTCTACGTGCTCTTCTACGTGCTCTTATACATGCTCTTCTACAGGCTCTTCTACCTACGGGTGAAACTATGA